The nucleotide sequence GGAAGGAGATCGTGGAACGCGTGCTGTCGTTCGAGCGGGACGACGCCTCGTTCCTCGAGGAGTGGGGAGCCAAGGACGCGGAGCTGCGGGAGCGGGTCGTCTCCGCGCGGGAGATGCTTCCTTCGGTTCTTGTGACCGACGAGGTCCTGCACGCGGTCGTCGAGGTGGTGGCGGAGCTGGGCGTCGCCGGGCACCGCGGGGACATCACGATCCTGAAATGCGCCCGGGCGCTGGCCGCGATCAAGAAAATCGCAGCGCCGGACGAGGAGTGCCTCGCGGACGCTTTCCGGATGTCGCTTCCCCACCGGCTCAAGGAGGATCCCTTCGAGGAGACGGCGACGGGGCAACGGCGGCTGGAGGAGGTCCTGGCCCGGTTCGGCGTGGAGCCTCGGGGGAAGCCCTCCCGGCCGACCCGCCCGGCCGGGATCTGACCGGGAGAGCGGGCCGCGACGGAAGGCCGCGCCGGGATCAGCCGTCCAGCCCGGGGGAGTGGGGTTTGATGTCGATCACCGGGGTGCCGTCGATCGCGTCCATGCCGCGGACCCGAAGGACATTCCCGCGAATCTCGAGCAGCTCCACCGTGTGCAGCGAGACCGGGTTCGGCCGGTGAGGTGAGCGGGTCGAGAAGATCCCCCGTTCCGGCCGGCCCTCCTGACCCCGCGGATGGACCTTGAGCCGGCCCCGGTCCGCTTCGTGCATCCAGCACAGGACGATGATCCTGCCCGTTGGCCCTCCGGTCCCGTCCTCCTTCGCCTTCCCCGGATCGTGGCTGATCTGGTGGGTCAATCCCCCGGGACGATGGATTCGATTCTTTTCACGAGGCCGGGCAATTCGCCGTTGACGGTCTCCCAGACAACATCGAGATCTACGTCGAAGTATGCATGGATGAGACGGTTTCTCATTCCCGTGATTTCCCGCCAGGGGATGCCAGAGTGTTTGGATTTCATATCATCGGATACGCGACTTGCGGCTTCGCCGACGATTTCGATGCATTTCACGAGGGAGAGGAGGAGCATACGGTCATCATTCAGATGGCTTCGGCTCTTCCCTTTCACGAAGGACAGCGCCTCCAGGCAGGCGTCGCGCATGTGGCGGAGGCGGACAAGGTCACTCTTGTGCATAGAGGGTTTCCGCGGATTCCATGACCTCATCACGGAAGTACCTGCTCAAATCCCCGGGGGTACGAATTTCCACGGCGCGCCCGCCCAGCAGCGACGACAACTCCCGTTCCATTTCGGCAATTTTCAGCAATCCCGGGATGTGGCCGGGGAAAAACTCGACGAGAACATCCACGTCGCTGTCGCTGCGGAAGTCGTCTCGCAACACGGAGCCGAACAGAGAGAGTTTCCGGAGGAAATGTTTTCGGCAGTAAAGGGCGATTTGTTCCGTTTCCACGGGAATCCGGACCATGCGAAACCTCCCGGATTCAATGTACCCCATGTTGAAAGAGAAAGTCGAATGTCCGGTTCAGCCGGTCAGATGGAGTTTCGGACGGCATGGGCCGATCAATCGTCCACCTCCGGTGCGTGAGGCTTGATGTCGATCACCGGGGTGCCGTCGATCGCGTCCATGC is from Deltaproteobacteria bacterium GWC2_65_14 and encodes:
- a CDS encoding tRNA (N6-threonylcarbamoyladenosine(37)-N6)-methyltransferase TrmO, which produces MTHQISHDPGKAKEDGTGGPTGRIIVLCWMHEADRGRLKVHPRGQEGRPERGIFSTRSPHRPNPVSLHTVELLEIRGNVLRVRGMDAIDGTPVIDIKPHSPGLDG
- a CDS encoding nucleotidyltransferase, which encodes MVRIPVETEQIALYCRKHFLRKLSLFGSVLRDDFRSDSDVDVLVEFFPGHIPGLLKIAEMERELSSLLGGRAVEIRTPGDLSRYFRDEVMESAETLYAQE